The Humulus lupulus chromosome 4, drHumLupu1.1, whole genome shotgun sequence genome has a window encoding:
- the LOC133832215 gene encoding uncharacterized protein LOC133832215: protein MWTSHPQFRSIVLSNWNRDLRIKGSGLDQVYWKLVRLKHDLKKFNWRIIGDVARSYEDCKTEFQKARYDIFSDPQNQILASAERVAFQRFKQQEKVYGSYLRQKSKIEWIQFGNENSSYFHAYIKQRKRANRIASYISEDGKVEDSYPKVISHFINHFKSVLGCSNKASGKVDYVIADLGPVLSVEDQLALIKPFSNKDVKTTMFGISSIKSPGPDGFRGGILQKLMERHGEGDF from the coding sequence ATGTGGACTAGTCATCCTCAATTCAGATCTATTGTCCTATCTAACTGGAACAGGGATCTTAGAATCAAAGGAAGTGGCCTTGATCAAGTGTACTGGAAACTAGTGCGTCTGAAGCATGATTTGAAAAAGTTCAATTGGAGAATAATTGGGGATGTGGCCAGAAGCTATGAAGACTGTAAAACTGAGTTTCAAAAGGCTCGGTATGATATTTTCTCTGATCCTCAGAATCAGATTTTAGCTTCAGCAGAGAGAGTTGCTTTTCAGAGATTTAAACAGCAAGAAAAGGTTTATGGCAGCTATCTTAGACAAAAAAGTAAGATAGAGTGGATCCAATTTGGCAATGAAAATTCCTCATACTTTCATGCCTATATAAAGCAACGGAAGAGAGCTAATAGGATTGCTTCTTATATATCTGAAGATGGTAAAGTTGAGGACAGTTATCCAAAGGTTATTTCTCACTTTATTAACCATTTTAAATCAGTCCTGGGTTGTTCTAACAAAGCTTCAGGGAAAGTCGATTATGTTATAGCTGATTTGGGTCCTGTTTTGAGTGTTGAAGACCAGTTGGCTCTCATCAAACCTTTCTCAAACAAAGATGTTAAAACAACTATGTTTGGTATCAGCTCTATTAAGAGCCCAGGTCCAGATGGTTTTAGGGGCGGGATTCTTCAAAAGCTTATGGAAAGACATGGGGAAGGAGATTTCTAA